In a single window of the Platichthys flesus chromosome 5, fPlaFle2.1, whole genome shotgun sequence genome:
- the LOC133954293 gene encoding H/ACA ribonucleoprotein complex non-core subunit NAF1-like yields MEAKTVNVCPGGQMLPDPGGQMVPGPAEQMVPGPGEQMVPGPGGQMVIGPGEQMVPSHQEQEEMEVTVTTQLENLIVTADSADLSSNTSTLPEQKTVSTAAAALSVNSVHKTEESDEDDESDGSDSDSSTSSSSSSSSSSSSAPSAPVLGDDDEGFSRPTPIKTRDEVLIEELPAVEEVCVSLPEDAELQPVGTVCSILQQLVIVQSLRDTPALTDDSIIFTSDRVAVGKVFEVFGPVSSPLYVLRLNSVEQVISKGLKEGLTVYYAPAIKEYTGYVLTRQLTLFKGSDASWKNDQEPPQEALDFSDDEKEKEAKKKGKNRKRRDINNPGTQNTLQQQQHPQHQHPQQQHPQQQHQQQQHQHQQQQQPRDIRGFPPRHAGLSFRHQNPRNKQPQFRHTHPSHRHTDVPPMYLPPPCPYPLPPSHHFPPPSFPLYPPPPSFFNPSFSSPHWSPNSLPFSDLPPPPPPPPPPQ; encoded by the exons ATGGAAGCAAAAACAGTTAACGTCTGTCCTGGTGGACAGATGTTACCTGATCCAGGTGGACAGATGGTACCTGGTCCTGCTGAACAGATGGTACCTGGTCCTGGTGAACAGATGGTACCTGGTCCTGGTGGCCAGATGGTAATTGGTCCTGGTGAACAGATGGTACCATCACAccaagagcaggaggagatggaagtTACTGTGACAACACAACTAGAGAATCTGATTGTGACTGCTGACAGTGCAGACCTGTCATCAAATACATCAACCCTTCCAGAGCAGAAAACtgtctccacagcagcagctgcactttCTGTAAACAGTGTGCATAAGACAGAGgagagtgatgaagatgatgagtcAGACGGTTCAGACAG CGACAGCTCTACCTCCTCatcgtcctcttcctcatcttcttcctcttctgctccttCTGCCCCTGTACTTGGGGATGACGATGAGGGTTTCAGCCGACCAACTCCCATTAAAACCAGAGACGAGGTCTTGATCGAG gagCTGCCGGCAGTAGAGGAAGTGTGTGTATCATTACCAGAGGATGCAGAACTGCAGCCTGTAGGAACAGTCTGCAGCATTTTACAGCAGcttg TGATCGTCCAGTCTCTGAGAGACACACCTGCTCTAACTGATGACAGCATCATCTTTACATCTGATAGGGTGGCTGTTGGCAAG GTGTTTGAGGTGTTTGGTCCAGTCTCCAGTCCACTTTATGTTCTACGGTTGAACTCAGTGGAACAGGTAATCAGCAAGGGGCTGAAGGAGGGACTGACTGTTTATTATGCACCCGCCATCAAAGAATACACAGGATACGTCCTTACAAGGCAGCTTACTCT TTTTAAGGGTTCTGATGCATCTTGGAAGAATGATCAAGAACCACCACAAGAG gctTTAGATTTCAGTGATgatgagaaagagaaggaggcaaagaagaaagggaaaaaccGAAAGAGGCGGGATATAAACAATCCAG GTACCCAGAACAcattgcagcagcagcagcacccccAGCACCAgcacccacagcagcagcacccacagcagcagcaccagcagcagcagcaccagcaccagcagcagcagcagccgcgtGACATCAGGGGTTTCCCACCAAGACATGCAGGGCTTTCATTCAGGCACCAGAACCCAAGGAACAAACAGCCACAATTCAGACATACacacccatcacacagacacacagatgtgcCTCCAATGTACCTTCCACCCCCCTGCCCTTACCCTCTTCCACCTTCTCACCACTTCCCCCCTCCCAGCTTCCCTCTCtaccctcctcctccgtccttcTTCAAtccatctttttcttctccccaCTGGTCACCAaactctctccccttctctgacctccctcctcctccaccacctcctcctccacctcagtaA